Proteins encoded within one genomic window of Mycolicibacterium aubagnense:
- a CDS encoding M23 family metallopeptidase codes for MAEHDSSGTPLGEATNAGISENAARTIKLSRAVSPAEVTDIIPFNEFGDLHDLDLSESAFDRDSRVNAAPELDDLNDTDDETPLVLTVPAEFRQPEGAQRLSASAYRDSHTDTSNGLDDTDVIDLRASRGTHRKPEPVHGVKGRLVAAAMAVGATAAAGYSMMASADQPTSTKLAADQVQASGPAGSADGIQIVNVEPAASSGAVHAQELANGAAYAQERAEREARLARPLFVMPTKGVFTSGFGYRWGALHGGIDLANSIGTPIVAVSDGVVVAAGPTAGYGAWVKIRHSDGTVTLYGHVNTWVVSVGQRVFAGDQIATIGNRGNSTGPHCHFEVLLGGSQRIDPVPWLAQRGLSPGNYVG; via the coding sequence TTGGCTGAGCACGATTCGTCTGGCACTCCCCTCGGAGAAGCGACGAACGCCGGCATAAGCGAGAACGCTGCCCGCACCATCAAGCTATCCCGCGCTGTGAGCCCTGCCGAAGTGACCGACATCATCCCGTTCAACGAGTTCGGCGATCTGCACGATCTGGACCTCTCCGAGAGCGCCTTCGACCGCGATTCCCGCGTCAACGCCGCCCCCGAGCTCGACGATCTGAACGACACCGACGACGAAACTCCCCTGGTCCTGACTGTTCCGGCCGAATTCCGGCAGCCCGAAGGCGCCCAGCGCCTCTCCGCGAGCGCCTACCGCGACAGCCACACCGATACCAGCAACGGTCTCGACGACACCGACGTCATCGATCTGCGCGCGAGCCGTGGCACCCACCGCAAGCCCGAGCCCGTTCACGGTGTGAAGGGCCGCCTGGTCGCCGCTGCCATGGCTGTCGGCGCCACCGCCGCCGCCGGGTACTCGATGATGGCCAGCGCTGATCAGCCGACCAGCACCAAGCTGGCCGCCGATCAAGTCCAGGCCTCTGGTCCCGCAGGGTCGGCTGATGGCATCCAGATCGTCAACGTCGAACCGGCCGCCTCGTCCGGCGCGGTGCACGCGCAGGAGCTGGCCAACGGCGCCGCGTACGCGCAGGAACGTGCCGAACGTGAAGCCCGGCTGGCCCGCCCGCTGTTCGTGATGCCGACCAAGGGTGTCTTCACCTCCGGATTCGGCTACCGCTGGGGCGCGCTGCACGGCGGCATCGACCTTGCCAACTCGATCGGCACCCCGATCGTCGCGGTTTCCGACGGCGTGGTCGTCGCCGCCGGGCCGACCGCCGGTTACGGCGCCTGGGTCAAGATCCGGCACTCCGATGGCACCGTGACGCTGTACGGCCACGTCAACACCTGGGTGGTGTCGGTTGGCCAGCGCGTCTTCGCCGGCGACCAGATCGCCACCATCGGCAACCGTGGCAATTCGACCGGCCCGCACTGCCACTTCGAGGTACTTCTGGGCGGCAGCCAGCGCATCGACCCCGTGCCGTGGCTGGCACAGCGTGGCCTGAGCCCGGGTAACTACGTCGGCTGA
- a CDS encoding LLM class F420-dependent oxidoreductase: protein MDYGLVLFTSDRGIKPAAAAKLADDHGFTTFYVPEHTHIPIKRQAAHPTTGDETLPDDRYMRTLDPWVALGSAAAVTSRVRLSTAVALPVEHDPITLAKSIATLDHLSGGRVSVGVGFGWNTDELQDHNVPPARRRTMLREYLEAMRALWTQEEAEYDGEFVKFGPSWAWPKPVQSHVPILVGAAGTEKNFKWIAKSADGWITTPRDFDIDEPVKLLQDTWAAAGRSGEPTIVALDFKPDADKLARWKKLGVTEVLFGLPDSDDATVSAYVEKLAGKLRDFGI, encoded by the coding sequence ATGGACTACGGGCTCGTACTTTTCACCAGCGACCGCGGCATCAAGCCCGCCGCCGCCGCCAAATTGGCCGACGACCACGGCTTCACCACCTTCTACGTGCCCGAACACACGCACATTCCGATCAAGCGCCAGGCCGCGCATCCCACCACTGGTGACGAGACGCTGCCTGACGACCGCTACATGCGGACGCTGGATCCGTGGGTGGCGCTCGGCTCGGCCGCAGCGGTCACCTCGCGCGTGCGACTGTCCACCGCAGTGGCGCTGCCCGTCGAGCACGACCCAATCACCCTGGCGAAATCCATTGCCACGCTGGACCACCTGTCCGGTGGCCGGGTGTCGGTCGGCGTCGGATTCGGTTGGAACACAGACGAACTCCAGGACCACAACGTCCCGCCGGCCCGGCGACGCACCATGCTCCGGGAGTACCTGGAGGCGATGCGCGCGCTATGGACCCAGGAAGAAGCCGAGTACGACGGCGAATTCGTGAAGTTCGGTCCGTCGTGGGCGTGGCCGAAGCCCGTGCAGTCGCATGTCCCGATCCTGGTCGGCGCGGCCGGTACCGAGAAGAACTTCAAGTGGATCGCCAAGTCGGCCGACGGCTGGATCACCACACCGCGCGACTTCGACATCGACGAGCCCGTCAAGCTGCTGCAGGACACCTGGGCCGCGGCCGGACGTTCCGGCGAACCGACCATCGTCGCGTTGGACTTCAAGCCGGACGCCGACAAGTTGGCGCGCTGGAAGAAGCTCGGTGTGACCGAGGTGTTGTTCGGCTTGCCCGACAGCGACGATGCCACGGTCTCGGCGTATGTAGAGAAGCTGGCGGGGAAGCTGCGCGACTTCGGGATCTGA
- the sfnG gene encoding dimethylsulfone monooxygenase SfnG: MTTERIADHVKFAYWVPNVSGGLVTSDIEQRTDWNYEYNKKLAQTAENNGFEYALSQVRYEASYGAEYQHESTSFSLALLLATERLKVIAAVHPGLWQPAVLAKLGATADHLSNGRFAVNVVSGWFKDEFTHLGEPWLEHDERYRRSAEFLQVLRKIWTEDDVDFRGDFYRIHDFTLKPKPLNTPDRPNPELFQGGNSSAARRNGGYYADWYFSNGKDFDGVTEQVVDVRDHARQVAREVRFGLNGFIIARDTEKEAKETLKEIVAKANRPAVEGFRQAVQQAGNATGDKKGMWADSSFEDLVQYNDGFRTKLIGTPEQIAERIAAYRKRGVDLILGGFLHFQEEIEYFGAKVLPLVREIEAAEQDAAQGPIRVPA, translated from the coding sequence ATGACGACCGAACGCATCGCCGACCACGTCAAGTTCGCCTACTGGGTGCCCAACGTCAGCGGCGGCCTCGTGACCAGCGACATCGAACAACGCACCGACTGGAACTACGAATACAACAAGAAACTCGCGCAGACCGCCGAGAACAACGGCTTCGAGTACGCCCTCAGCCAGGTGCGGTACGAGGCCAGTTACGGCGCCGAATACCAGCACGAGTCAACGAGTTTCAGCCTCGCGCTACTGCTTGCCACCGAACGGCTCAAGGTCATCGCGGCCGTGCATCCGGGGCTGTGGCAGCCGGCCGTGCTCGCCAAGCTGGGCGCGACGGCCGACCACCTGTCCAATGGCCGCTTCGCCGTCAACGTCGTCTCCGGTTGGTTCAAGGACGAATTCACCCATCTGGGGGAGCCTTGGCTGGAGCATGACGAGCGGTACCGGCGCAGCGCCGAATTCCTCCAGGTACTGCGCAAGATCTGGACCGAAGACGACGTGGACTTCCGCGGCGACTTCTATCGCATCCATGACTTCACGCTGAAGCCGAAACCGCTCAACACGCCGGATCGTCCCAACCCGGAGCTGTTCCAGGGCGGCAACTCGAGCGCGGCGCGCCGCAACGGTGGTTATTACGCCGACTGGTACTTCTCCAACGGCAAGGACTTCGACGGTGTGACCGAACAAGTCGTCGACGTTCGCGACCACGCCCGCCAGGTTGCCCGCGAAGTCCGCTTCGGGCTGAACGGCTTCATCATTGCCCGCGACACCGAAAAGGAAGCGAAAGAGACGCTCAAGGAGATCGTCGCGAAGGCGAACCGGCCGGCGGTCGAAGGGTTCCGACAGGCGGTGCAGCAGGCCGGCAACGCCACCGGCGACAAGAAGGGCATGTGGGCGGACTCGAGCTTCGAGGACCTGGTGCAGTACAACGATGGTTTTCGTACCAAATTGATCGGAACCCCGGAACAGATCGCCGAACGGATTGCTGCCTACCGCAAACGGGGCGTCGATCTGATCCTCGGTGGCTTCCTTCATTTCCAGGAAGAAATCGAGTACTTCGGCGCCAAGGTGCTGCCGTTGGTCCGGGAAATCGAGGCAGCCGAACAAGACGCGGCGCAGGGGCCCATCCGCGTCCCCGCGTGA
- the sucC gene encoding ADP-forming succinate--CoA ligase subunit beta: protein MDLFEYQAKELFAKHNVPTTPGRVTESADDAKAIAEEIGKPVMIKAQVKVGGRGKAGGVKYAATPEDALTHAQNILGLDIKGHIVKKLLVAEASDIAEEYYISFLLDRANRTYLAMCSVEGGMEIEEVAATKPERLAKVPVNAVKGVDLAFAREIAEKGHLPAEVLDAAAVTIQKLWEVFVAEDATLVEVNPLVRTPDDRILALDGKVTLDENANFRQPGHAEFEDKEATDPLELKAKEHDLNYVKLDGSVGIIGNGAGLVMSTLDVVAYAGENHGGVKPANFLDIGGGASAEVMAAGLDVILNDSQVKSVFVNVFGGITACDAVANGIVKALEMLGDEANKPLVVRLDGNNVDEGRRILAEANHPLVIQAQTMDAGADKAAELANK from the coding sequence ATGGATCTCTTCGAGTACCAGGCGAAAGAGCTGTTCGCCAAGCACAACGTCCCTACTACACCGGGCCGGGTCACCGAGTCCGCCGATGACGCCAAGGCGATCGCCGAGGAGATCGGCAAGCCCGTGATGATCAAGGCGCAGGTCAAGGTCGGCGGCCGTGGTAAGGCCGGTGGCGTGAAGTACGCCGCCACCCCGGAGGACGCTCTCACGCACGCGCAGAACATCCTCGGCCTGGACATCAAGGGCCACATCGTCAAGAAGCTGCTCGTTGCCGAGGCCAGCGACATCGCGGAGGAGTACTACATCTCCTTCCTGCTCGATCGCGCCAACCGCACCTACCTGGCCATGTGCTCGGTCGAGGGTGGCATGGAGATCGAAGAGGTCGCCGCCACCAAGCCGGAGCGTCTCGCCAAGGTTCCCGTCAACGCCGTCAAGGGTGTTGACCTGGCCTTCGCCCGCGAGATCGCCGAGAAGGGCCACCTGCCCGCCGAGGTGCTCGACGCCGCGGCCGTGACCATCCAGAAGCTGTGGGAGGTCTTCGTCGCCGAGGACGCCACCCTGGTCGAGGTCAACCCGCTGGTCCGCACCCCTGACGATCGCATCCTGGCCCTCGACGGCAAGGTCACCCTGGACGAGAACGCTAACTTCCGTCAGCCCGGCCACGCCGAGTTCGAGGACAAGGAAGCCACCGACCCGCTGGAGCTCAAGGCCAAGGAGCACGACCTCAACTACGTCAAGCTGGACGGCTCGGTCGGCATCATCGGTAACGGTGCCGGTCTGGTCATGTCGACGCTGGACGTCGTCGCGTACGCCGGCGAGAACCACGGTGGCGTGAAGCCCGCCAACTTCCTGGACATCGGCGGGGGCGCCTCGGCCGAGGTGATGGCCGCCGGCCTGGACGTCATCCTGAACGACAGCCAGGTCAAGAGCGTCTTCGTGAACGTCTTCGGTGGCATCACCGCGTGTGACGCGGTCGCCAACGGCATCGTCAAGGCTCTGGAAATGCTGGGCGACGAGGCCAACAAGCCGCTGGTCGTCCGTCTCGACGGCAACAACGTCGACGAGGGCCGCCGCATCCTGGCCGAGGCCAACCACCCGCTGGTGATCCAGGCCCAGACCATGGACGCCGGTGCCGACAAAGCCGCCGAGCTGGCCAACAAGTAA
- a CDS encoding MarR family transcriptional regulator: MTHPAFSPGTVDPVELDARTVGRGPLLKRLTDRIASSAQDGSRPHTLLVAPRGAGKTHTLSVAIHRALKQRKAAKATLLLALPEDALAIGSYPDLLVELLRTQGPDVAARARELRGDALELEREILDLAAGRMVLIAVENADRIFDAIGEAGQGSFRAWVETSTAVLVFATAPALFPAVSSRTHPWYGSFIIEELPDLTDTNVAELLTQRARDRELASYAQTSEGLTRIDDVAQLVGWSPRVWQIIADTADRAALESVTPAADAALEQLTPHYQQLLWQLPAGEQRLIVELARADGARTVTDLAAAVGISNQSASAALGRLTTGGWVHPGKADSGDRRATWYDLSDPLLRNYLHYRERRQP, encoded by the coding sequence ATGACCCACCCCGCCTTCTCCCCCGGCACTGTCGACCCCGTTGAGCTCGACGCCCGTACGGTCGGCCGCGGTCCGCTACTCAAACGACTGACGGACCGCATCGCCAGCTCTGCACAGGATGGGTCGCGGCCGCATACCTTGCTCGTCGCGCCTCGCGGCGCCGGTAAGACCCACACACTCAGCGTTGCGATTCATCGCGCGTTGAAACAGCGCAAGGCTGCGAAAGCGACACTGCTGCTGGCGCTTCCGGAGGATGCCCTCGCCATCGGCAGCTACCCCGATCTGCTCGTCGAGCTGCTCCGCACCCAGGGCCCGGACGTGGCGGCACGCGCACGCGAGCTCCGCGGCGACGCACTGGAACTGGAACGGGAAATTCTCGATCTCGCCGCGGGCAGAATGGTGCTGATCGCCGTCGAGAACGCCGACCGCATCTTCGACGCCATCGGCGAAGCAGGACAGGGCAGCTTCCGCGCCTGGGTCGAAACATCTACCGCGGTACTGGTTTTCGCGACGGCACCGGCATTGTTCCCGGCCGTCTCGTCGCGCACCCACCCGTGGTACGGGTCGTTCATCATCGAGGAACTACCCGACCTCACCGACACAAATGTCGCCGAGCTCCTCACCCAGCGCGCCCGCGACCGCGAATTGGCTTCGTACGCCCAGACTTCCGAAGGGCTGACCCGGATCGACGACGTCGCCCAGCTTGTCGGCTGGTCCCCGCGGGTCTGGCAGATCATCGCGGACACCGCCGACCGAGCCGCGCTGGAAAGCGTCACACCCGCCGCCGATGCGGCCCTGGAACAGCTGACGCCGCATTACCAGCAACTGCTGTGGCAGCTTCCGGCCGGCGAACAACGGCTGATCGTCGAACTGGCCCGCGCCGACGGTGCACGCACAGTGACCGATCTTGCTGCGGCCGTGGGTATTTCAAATCAGTCGGCCTCGGCCGCCTTGGGCCGTTTGACGACCGGCGGCTGGGTCCACCCCGGAAAGGCGGACTCCGGCGACCGCCGCGCCACCTGGTACGACCTGAGCGACCCGCTGCTCCGGAACTACTTGCACTACCGCGAGCGCCGCCAACCCTGA
- the sucD gene encoding succinate--CoA ligase subunit alpha — translation MSIFLNKDSKVIVQGITGGEGTKHTKLMLKAGTQVVGGVNARKAGTKVSHVDKDGNPVELPVFATVAEAMKETGADVSIAFVPPAFSKDAIIEAIDAEIPLLVVITEGIPVQDSAYAWAYNVDKGQKTRIIGPNCPGIITPGEALVGITPNNITGKGPIGLVSKSGTLTYQMMYELRDFGFSTAIGIGGDPVIGTTHIDAIEAFEKDPETKVIVMIGEIGGDAEERAADYIKANVTKPVVGYVAGFTAPEGKTMGHAGAIVSGSSGTAQAKKEALEAAGVKVGKTPSATAALAREILQSL, via the coding sequence ATGTCTATCTTCCTGAACAAGGATTCCAAGGTCATCGTCCAGGGCATCACCGGCGGTGAGGGCACCAAGCACACCAAGCTGATGCTGAAGGCCGGCACCCAGGTCGTCGGTGGCGTGAACGCGCGCAAGGCCGGCACCAAGGTCTCGCACGTGGACAAGGACGGCAACCCCGTAGAGCTGCCGGTGTTCGCCACCGTGGCCGAGGCAATGAAGGAGACCGGCGCCGACGTGTCGATCGCCTTTGTGCCGCCCGCCTTCTCCAAGGACGCCATCATCGAGGCCATCGACGCGGAGATCCCGCTGCTGGTCGTCATCACCGAGGGCATCCCGGTGCAGGACAGCGCATACGCGTGGGCCTACAACGTGGATAAGGGCCAGAAGACGCGCATCATCGGCCCGAACTGCCCGGGCATCATCACCCCCGGTGAGGCGCTGGTCGGCATCACGCCGAACAACATCACCGGCAAGGGTCCGATCGGTCTGGTCTCCAAGTCCGGCACCCTGACCTACCAGATGATGTACGAACTGCGGGACTTCGGCTTCTCGACCGCCATCGGCATCGGCGGCGACCCGGTCATCGGCACCACCCACATCGACGCCATCGAGGCGTTCGAGAAGGACCCGGAGACCAAGGTCATCGTGATGATCGGTGAGATCGGTGGCGACGCCGAAGAGCGTGCCGCCGACTACATCAAGGCCAATGTCACCAAGCCGGTCGTCGGCTACGTCGCGGGCTTCACCGCTCCGGAGGGCAAGACCATGGGCCACGCCGGCGCCATCGTGTCGGGCTCGTCGGGTACCGCTCAGGCCAAGAAGGAAGCCCTCGAGGCTGCCGGCGTGAAGGTCGGCAAGACCCCGTCGGCCACCGCTGCTCTGGCTCGCGAGATCCTGCAGTCGCTGTAA
- a CDS encoding DUF4185 domain-containing protein, whose amino-acid sequence MSILKIRGTNPLTVVDGGRDLKRKAEALDELIGKQVHAVHELEDDWKGKAANAARGAAYRNIEHQHRFHEITDAMATAMIAGGQILATLRDVLLNWVSTVSQMFNVADDGVVTTRPPRTGGAWENIAAAFTKCTQNMIRAFMDQDQNLANSLKTIAGGNTPGNNPQHVPGFTPGIDPDSFNNGQIGFEQTMAGFGDPNTGEGGVGVPNTDLSIMGMTPDGRLFTIQGDTGKGMNKGTKDGGPGERPSKEEGGGGNNNIIYWKMDEHGKWVVDEVVKDPFKPELDKNGDPLDISTIPTSTFNVGDTMYASVMNVKNWNNNTWQTRSADLWQSTDGGKTWKVAATWPNNDKFNNAFQVQSFALSQDGETVYMYGTQDGRTNDGLHAAQVPANQITDRSAYKYWDGSSFTGHDPNGSPPMIKTPPGVSGIGEPNVHFYENKALLTFNDAAGGIYTSSSIDGQTGWTPTTKVVHQDGAYGAFQSPFSGGDSIDSTLSLWNRYGTALYQIENSDTKNLGAY is encoded by the coding sequence TTGTCGATCCTGAAGATTCGCGGCACCAACCCACTGACCGTGGTCGACGGCGGCCGCGATCTGAAACGCAAAGCTGAAGCACTCGATGAGCTGATCGGCAAGCAGGTGCATGCCGTCCACGAGCTCGAAGACGACTGGAAGGGCAAGGCCGCCAACGCCGCCCGCGGGGCGGCCTACCGGAACATCGAACACCAGCACCGCTTTCATGAGATCACCGATGCGATGGCGACGGCCATGATCGCCGGCGGCCAGATCCTCGCGACGTTGCGCGACGTACTGCTGAACTGGGTCAGCACGGTGTCCCAGATGTTCAACGTCGCCGACGACGGCGTGGTCACCACCCGTCCGCCGCGGACCGGCGGGGCCTGGGAGAACATCGCTGCCGCCTTCACCAAATGCACACAGAACATGATCAGGGCGTTCATGGATCAGGATCAGAACCTAGCCAACAGCCTCAAAACCATTGCGGGCGGCAATACCCCGGGCAATAACCCCCAGCACGTTCCGGGCTTCACCCCGGGCATCGATCCGGACAGCTTCAACAACGGCCAGATCGGGTTCGAACAGACGATGGCCGGGTTCGGCGATCCGAACACCGGCGAAGGCGGCGTTGGCGTGCCGAATACTGACCTGTCGATCATGGGCATGACACCAGATGGTCGCCTCTTCACTATTCAGGGTGATACCGGCAAAGGGATGAACAAGGGCACAAAGGACGGCGGGCCAGGAGAACGCCCCTCCAAAGAGGAAGGCGGCGGCGGGAACAACAACATCATCTACTGGAAGATGGACGAGCACGGAAAATGGGTCGTCGATGAAGTCGTAAAGGACCCGTTCAAACCGGAACTTGACAAGAACGGCGACCCGCTCGACATATCGACGATCCCGACATCGACATTCAACGTCGGCGACACCATGTACGCCTCAGTGATGAACGTGAAGAACTGGAACAACAACACCTGGCAGACACGTAGCGCCGATCTTTGGCAGTCCACAGACGGTGGAAAGACCTGGAAAGTAGCTGCCACTTGGCCCAACAACGACAAGTTCAACAACGCATTTCAGGTACAGAGCTTTGCCCTGTCCCAAGACGGAGAGACCGTCTACATGTACGGCACTCAGGACGGCCGTACCAACGACGGACTGCACGCCGCCCAAGTCCCTGCAAATCAAATCACTGACCGATCCGCATACAAGTACTGGGACGGAAGCTCATTCACTGGCCATGACCCAAATGGCAGTCCGCCGATGATCAAAACACCACCTGGGGTCAGCGGAATCGGAGAGCCCAACGTGCACTTCTACGAAAACAAAGCCCTACTGACGTTCAACGATGCGGCCGGCGGCATCTACACAAGCTCGTCAATCGACGGGCAAACCGGCTGGACGCCTACTACGAAGGTCGTTCACCAAGACGGTGCCTACGGGGCATTCCAATCGCCTTTCTCAGGGGGCGACTCTATCGATTCCACTCTGTCGCTGTGGAATCGATACGGAACAGCGCTCTACCAAATCGAGAACTCAGACACCAAGAATTTGGGGGCGTACTGA
- a CDS encoding ATP-binding protein: MSLVVGGVVPPENVVGRVREQQEILASLPDGGAALVGDRRHGKTSLARLVAHTARLQGLTVVSVSAERQTYAEFVAALAAELGRVDNALRQEVDRWKVAVGTGPFKFERVRADAALDDLLQRAVARTKNEPLVLFIDEVTVLARNLERERPGGGDAFLHLLRRFRQDNSGRLATVLSGSIGFHHVSEDALSSVNDIRKVTVGPIRHDHATYLAECLLLGTNVPTTDRHLVAESVAAAAENVPYYIQHLVAAAAREGSVQPHRIAELLSAAIIDPHDPWDLRHYRDRLRNYYGDDAPAIAGLLDIYAHAPSPLGVDATLQFLQTEGSPIRDRDQLVSFIERLEQDHYLRRVGNDDAFASGLVQSAWQAMRR, encoded by the coding sequence ATGTCTCTCGTGGTCGGCGGTGTCGTCCCGCCCGAGAACGTGGTGGGCCGCGTCCGCGAGCAGCAGGAAATCCTGGCCAGCCTCCCCGATGGCGGAGCCGCCCTGGTGGGTGACCGCAGGCACGGCAAGACGTCCCTGGCCCGACTCGTCGCGCACACCGCGCGCCTGCAGGGCCTCACCGTCGTTTCGGTGAGCGCCGAGCGGCAGACCTACGCGGAGTTCGTCGCCGCCCTCGCCGCCGAACTCGGCCGCGTCGACAACGCACTGCGCCAGGAGGTCGACCGCTGGAAGGTCGCGGTCGGCACCGGGCCGTTCAAGTTCGAGCGAGTGCGTGCCGACGCCGCTCTCGATGATCTACTGCAGCGCGCGGTGGCCCGCACCAAGAACGAGCCGCTGGTGTTGTTCATCGATGAGGTCACCGTGCTGGCCCGCAACCTCGAACGCGAAAGGCCCGGCGGTGGGGACGCCTTCCTACATCTGCTGCGTCGCTTCCGTCAGGACAACTCCGGTCGCCTGGCCACCGTCCTCTCCGGTTCCATTGGCTTTCACCATGTTTCGGAGGACGCACTCAGCTCGGTCAACGACATCCGGAAGGTCACCGTCGGGCCGATCCGCCACGACCACGCCACCTACCTGGCAGAGTGCCTACTGCTCGGCACGAACGTCCCGACCACCGACCGGCACCTGGTCGCCGAATCCGTTGCGGCTGCGGCAGAGAACGTGCCGTACTACATCCAGCACCTGGTCGCGGCCGCCGCGCGGGAGGGTTCAGTCCAGCCACACCGAATCGCCGAACTGCTCTCGGCCGCCATCATCGATCCACACGACCCGTGGGACCTCCGCCACTACCGCGACCGACTGCGCAACTACTACGGTGACGACGCCCCCGCGATCGCGGGCCTGCTCGACATCTACGCCCACGCCCCATCACCTTTGGGTGTCGATGCCACACTGCAGTTCCTGCAAACCGAGGGTTCACCGATCCGCGACCGCGACCAGTTGGTGTCCTTCATCGAGCGTCTGGAACAGGACCACTACCTGCGCCGCGTCGGTAACGACGACGCCTTCGCCTCCGGCCTGGTGCAATCGGCATGGCAGGCCATGAGGCGGTAG
- a CDS encoding acetyl-CoA acetyltransferase: protein MGVDPRTPVIVGVGQFTERLEDPEYRGMSSVDLATAAARTALGDTGADIAAVAAAIDTVAGTRQFEISGHVPAPLGKSNNYPRSVAQRIGADPARAVLEVIGGQSPQHLITEFAGEIVAGRADVVMIMGSENTSSIRYFKSRDDKPDHAETIDGQLDDRGYGYDGIFDEYTVRHGLIGAPVQYGLLDNARRARLGLSVQDYRRAMGELFAPMSKVAAKNPYSSAPVERTVDELVTVTDKNRMICDPYPRLMVARDQVNMGAAAVLMSVESARKLGVPESKWVYLRGHADMKEQKLLDRPDVGASPASVMAVQEALRVAGIGIDDVSAFDLYSCFPFPVFNICDGVGLDADDPRGLTLTGGLPYFGGPGNNYSLHGIAEAVTRMRENPGEFALVGANGGIASKFSVGIYSTEPADWVADNSVELCAEVASWPTVAVSEHANGAATIETYTVRYDWTPNTGIIIGRLDADGSRFLATTTDADLMALLCDGEPLGAKIVVTATDEGNRAVLA, encoded by the coding sequence ATGGGTGTCGATCCGCGTACGCCGGTGATCGTCGGTGTCGGTCAGTTCACTGAGCGCCTCGAAGACCCCGAGTACCGAGGGATGTCGTCGGTCGACCTCGCCACCGCAGCCGCGCGTACGGCGCTCGGGGACACCGGCGCCGACATCGCGGCAGTCGCTGCCGCGATCGACACTGTCGCCGGCACCCGGCAGTTCGAGATCTCCGGCCACGTTCCGGCTCCGCTCGGCAAGTCGAACAACTACCCGCGCTCCGTGGCGCAACGCATCGGCGCGGACCCGGCTCGCGCCGTGCTGGAAGTCATCGGTGGGCAGAGTCCTCAGCACCTGATTACCGAATTCGCCGGCGAGATCGTCGCGGGCCGTGCCGACGTCGTGATGATCATGGGATCGGAAAACACGTCCAGTATCCGGTATTTCAAGAGCCGCGACGACAAGCCCGATCATGCGGAGACCATCGACGGCCAGCTCGACGACCGGGGCTACGGCTACGACGGCATCTTCGACGAGTACACCGTTCGGCATGGGCTGATCGGCGCGCCGGTGCAGTACGGCCTGCTGGACAACGCCCGGCGTGCGCGGCTCGGTCTGTCTGTTCAGGACTACCGACGGGCGATGGGGGAGCTGTTCGCTCCGATGTCGAAAGTCGCCGCTAAGAACCCATATTCGTCGGCGCCGGTGGAACGTACCGTTGACGAGTTGGTGACCGTCACCGACAAGAACCGGATGATCTGTGACCCGTATCCGCGCTTGATGGTGGCTCGCGACCAGGTGAACATGGGCGCCGCCGCCGTGCTCATGTCCGTGGAGTCGGCGCGCAAACTCGGTGTGCCGGAATCCAAGTGGGTCTACTTGCGCGGCCATGCGGACATGAAGGAGCAGAAGCTGCTCGACCGTCCCGACGTAGGAGCAAGCCCGGCGTCGGTAATGGCCGTTCAGGAAGCATTGCGCGTGGCCGGAATTGGGATCGATGACGTCTCGGCATTCGATCTGTACAGCTGCTTCCCGTTCCCGGTGTTCAACATCTGTGACGGCGTTGGTCTGGATGCTGACGACCCGCGAGGTCTGACGCTGACGGGCGGCCTGCCGTACTTCGGCGGCCCGGGGAACAACTACTCCCTGCACGGCATCGCTGAGGCTGTCACCCGAATGCGGGAGAATCCAGGCGAATTCGCGTTGGTCGGTGCGAATGGTGGCATTGCCAGCAAGTTCTCGGTCGGCATCTATTCGACTGAGCCCGCCGACTGGGTCGCCGACAACAGTGTGGAACTGTGCGCAGAGGTTGCGTCGTGGCCGACTGTTGCCGTCAGTGAGCACGCGAACGGCGCCGCGACCATCGAGACCTACACAGTCCGATACGACTGGACTCCCAACACTGGCATCATCATCGGTCGGCTCGACGCGGATGGGAGTCGGTTCTTGGCGACCACTACCGACGCCGATCTGATGGCACTGCTATGCGACGGCGAACCGCTTGGCGCGAAGATTGTCGTCACCGCGACCGACGAGGGTAATCGGGCTGTACTGGCCTGA